In the genome of Gemmatimonas aurantiaca, the window CGGAACAGATCAAGCGCGCCGGTGGCATTGACGTGCTGGGGGTGGCGGGCGCGCATTCGGTGCCGGTCTCCATGGACGCGCTGCGTGCGGCCGATCCGGAGATCCTGATCTTCGCGCCCTGCGGCTACGGCGTGCAGGCGGCGGCCGCGGAAGCGCGCGCCTGTCTGGCGCGTCCCGAATGGGCATGGGCGGCCAACCGCATCGTCTGGGCCATGGACGCCAACGGTCTCACCACCCGCCCCGGGCCGCGCATTGTCGATGGCATCGAAGCGATGGCGCGCATCTTCAATCCGTCGCTGTTTTCTCCGATCGACAGGAGACACGCCCTGCGGGTCACGTGAGGGACTCTGGCCTCTGACCTCAGATCTTCAGACGGGGTCAGAGGTCAGAGATCAGTCGGTCAGAACTGAGACGGCGATCGAATGATGAGAGATCAGACCACCACGAGGTCAGAAATCTGAGCGCTGGTGGTCGAGGGGATCGTGCGTGTCACCGGCTTCCTGCCTGGGCGCCCGCAGGGCCCTCGGGGCGCGAAGCGCCCCGCAACACGCGATCCCTCGCGTCAGTACCCACTCCGCGGACGAAGTGCTCAGACCTCTCATCTCGTAGGTCATCTGATTTCTCATTCCTCTATAGCCGTCTCAGTTCTGACCGACTGATCTCTCACCTCTGACCCCGTCTGAAAGTCGGAGCTCTGTCCTCACCCAAGCCAGAGCTTGACCGCCGTGAAAACCAGAAGTACCGCGAATGCCTTGCGCAGCGTTTCCGCGTCTATGTGGTTGGAAATGAACGCGCCGAGGTAAGCGCCGATGGCCATGCCGAACGCGATGAACAGGGCCTCGCGAATGTGCAGATGGCCGTTGCGGTAGTAGGTCATCGCGCCGATCGCCGCGCCGACGGGGAGCACAAGGGCCGCGAGTGAAGTGCCGGCGGCGTGCTGGGGCGACATTCCGGCGAGGTAGATCAGGGCCGGCACGATGACGATGCCGCCGCCGATTCCGAACACCCCCGAGAGAATCCCGGCGCCAAGTCCAATACCGATGAGGAGGAAGATCATGCCTGAACCTACCACGTATATTTCAGGAATGCTCTCCGACTCCTCCATCGTCTTTCTGAAGCGCCTGCTCGACACGCCCGGCCCGTCGGGCTTCGAGGGCGCGCCGGCGCGCGTCTGGCGCACTGAAGCGGCCACGTTCACGACCGCCATCCGCGCCGATGTCATCGGCAACTCCTACGCCACCGTCGAAGGCAGCGGGGGCGCGAACGCTCCCACGATCCTGCTGGCCGGTCATATCGACGAAATCGGTGTGATCATCACGCACATCGACGACAACGGCTACGTCTATTTCGAACCCATCGGCGGATGGGATCCGCAGGTGCTGGTGGCGCAGCGCATGCGCTTCCTGGGCCGCAACGGCGAGGTGTTCGGGGTGATCGGCAAGAAGGCCATCCACCTCATGAAGCCGGAAGAGCGCGAGAAGGCCTCGAAGATCACCGATCTGTGGGTCGACATCGGTGTGAAGAACAAAGCCGAGGCGCTGGAGCTGCTGCAGGTGGGCGACGCGGGCGTGATCGATTCACGCGCCATGGACATGCCCAATCATCGCATCGTGTCGCGCAGCATCGACGATCGGATCGGTGCGTTCGTCGTGCTCGAAGCTCTGCGTCGCTACGCGGAAAACCCCGGTCATGCCCGCGTGGTGGCCGCGGCCACGGCGCAGGAGGAGATCGGCTACACCGGCGGCGGCGCGCGGGTGGCCGCGCACTCGCAGGAAGCCACGATGGCGATCGCGGTGGACGTGACGTTCGCCACCGATCATCCGGGCGTGAAGAAAGAAGAGATCGGCGAACACAACATCGGCGGTGGTCCGGTACTCACGCGTGGGTCGGTGGTGTCGCCGGTGGTATACCGTCTGCTGGCCGACACGGCGCAACGCCTGGAGATGCCGTTCTCCATTCATGCGGCCGGACGGTTCACCAGCACCGATGCCGACGCCATGCAACTCGCACGTAGTGGTGTGGCCACGGGACTGGTGTCCATCCCGAATCGCTACATGCACTCGCCGAACGAGATGGTGTCGCTGGAAGACCTCGACCGCGCCGCGACGCTCATCGCGGAAACATGCCGGGCGGTGACCAGCACGACCGATTTCACCGACCGATAAGGGTCAAGGGAGCCCGATACGGCCGTCTCTCATTCCCAGGGTCAATAACCGGATCCGGCCGTCTCTCGGCCCAAGGGTCAACGACGCCGGATCCGGTCGTCTCTCATCCCCACCCTTCCGGGCGTCGTGCCGACGTGGCCAGCGCGGCCGCCACGGCCGCAGCGACGTCCGGATCGGGATCATTGCGCAGACTCTCCAGCGCGGGCACCACGGCCTGTCCGCGGGCGCGCAGCAGCGATTCGATCGCGGCCACGCGAAGATAGGACTCCCTGGGCGCAGGTCGTTCACTGCCGTCCTGGGGTTGCTGCGGGGGCAGCGCAATACGCAGCAGACGCTGCACCGCGTCGGCGGATCCGAGTCGCCCCAATGAAGCCAGCATTTCGAGCGCGACGTCTTCGTCGGTTTCGCGTTCGAGGGCCATGGCCAGCCGCGCCGCGGGCGGACGCACACTGCCGCTGGCGCTGGATGTGAGTCCGTACGATGCGGCGGCGATGCGGCGCACTTCGGCGTTACGATCGTCGATCAGTCCGTGCAGTCCGGCCAGTGCCTTGGCGCTGCCCAGCCGGATGAGGGCACGGGCCACGGCGATGCGAATGCGATCGTCTTCGTGCGTGACGAGCGGCAACATCGCTGTGTCGGCGTATTCCACGCCCATCTCGCCGAGCAGGGCCACCGCGTTGCGCACCACATACCAGCGTGGATCGCGTACGAGTTCGAAGAGCAAGGTGGCGCCGAGGTCGAGCGAGACGATACTGTCGAAATAGGCGCGGCGGGCGGGAGCGTCCTGGACGCGCATGAGCTGATTGACGAGAATCTCGACGGCGATCTCGCCGGCGCGCGCGAACAGCTCCAGCAGGATCAGTCGATCGGGCACATGCGGCAACCGTTCGCCGATCAGTTCGAGCGTGCGTCGATGCTGCAGACGACGCAGCAGTCGCTCCAGCGCGAGCCGGGTCCCGCCGGTTCCCACCGCATGCACCTGCGCGACACACGCGCGCGCGATGCCCTCCACCACATGCGCATCGCCCCGGTACTCGGCGTCATCGAGCACCTGCACGAGCTGATCGACGGCATGATTAGCGGCGTCATCCCCATGCGCCGCGGTCAGCCTGGTGAGCGCCGTCGCCGCCACCGACGAGGTCATCCCCTCGGGCAGGGTGGCATTGATGGCGGCGATCCCCTCGGCCGGTGTTTCGAGTCGGTATTCCGACGCCACGTCGGCGGGTGTCACCAGCACGCTCCACGAGCGCAACAACTCGCGCGACGCGGATTCGGCACCGGCGAGGCCACTGCCTCCGCCGGTGCCGGTGATGCTGCTCATCGTGGTGGGCGTATCACTGGAAAACGGCGGCGCTTCCCGGCTGCGCGGCGAGGAGGCGAGCATGGACGCCAGTGTGAACAGCTCCCCCGGTGCCGCGCCCTGCCGCACGGTGATCCCCCCTATACCCAGGGCGATCCCCCGCTGCAGCAGCGAGGCCAGCAAGGGATCGTCACGCGTGAGTCCCGGGTCCACCGGTTCACCGGCCAGCACGAACTGCCCGTCGACAATGCGACACAGCATCGCCCCTTCGCGAATACGCGCGGCCAGCGACCGCAGCGCATCCCGCACCGCCGCGCGTTCGAGCGCATCCCCCGCACCGGCCATCCCCAGCGTCACGATGCGATCGACGAGCAACGCCAACGCCCGCACCGCCCCCCGCGCCGCGCGCCCATCGGGCACGACCCGAAACGCGCCGGACTCGGCGGACGAAGAGGAAGGCGTGGAGCGACGATAGCCGAGGGAAGGCAAGGAGAAGGGAGCTGGGGCTACGGGGCGGGGACTACGGGAGCTGGAACCACGGGAGCTGGAACCACGGGAGCTGGACCTACGGAAACTACGCTCTCACATGCGGATGCACATGTCGCACTAACTTCCCGTGAGCCGGTCCCGTAGTTCCAGCTCCCGTAGTTCCAGCTCCCGTGGTTCCAGCTCCCGTAGGTCCAGCTCCCGTAGGTCCAGCTCCCGTGGTACCGTGGTTCCCCGTAGGTCCAGCCCCCGTAGGTCCAGCTCCCGTAACCACGTATGCCTTTCTCCCCTTCCACTTCCCTCTTCTACCGCGTCGACGGCCCCTCCTCCGCTCCGCCGTTACTGCTGCTGCACGGCGGCCCCGGGGCGCATCACGACTATCTGTATCCGCAGATGCTGGAGCTGGCCAAGGACTATCGTGTCTACACGTACGACCAGCGCGGAGGCGGACAGTCGAAGACCGACGATCCGACGCCCATCACGTGGGAAACCCAGGTCGGGGATCTGGGGAAACTCGTCCACGAATTCGGGCTCGTCCCCCCTACCCTCGTGGGATACTCCTGGGGCGCGCTGCTGGCCATGCTCTACGCCATCCGCAGCACGTCGGACGCATCACTGCCGGCACCGGCGCGCATGGTGCTCATCTCTCCGGCCCCCATCACGCGGAGCTGGCGGAACGAGTTCGAGGAAACCCTCGCCGCGCGAGGGCGGGGGGAGGTGATCCAGGGCATGCGCGCCGAACTGGCGGCGTCGGGACTGCGCGAACGCGATCCGGAGGCGTACCGGCAACGCAGTTTCGAGCTGAGTGTGGCGGGATATTTCCACGATCCCGCGCGGGCCACGGCGCTCACCCCGTTCCGCGTCACCGGCAAAGTCCAGCAGTCCATCTGGAACAGCCTGGGCGACTTCGATTTGCGCGAGGCGCTTTGTGCCGTCCATTGCCCCGTGCTCGTCGTTCACGGGAATTCGGATCCCATTCCCCTCGCCTCCGCCCAGGCGGCCGCGGAGTGTCTGGGCGCCGAATTCGTGGTCCTCGACGCCTGTGGTCATGTGCCGTACGTCGAGCAGCCGGAAGCCCTGTTCGCGGCGCTGCGAACCTTCCTGGCGAAGACCACGCCGCAGACCTCGAGATAGTACGCGTGGTGGCACGCGTCCGGAGTTGCCCGCATGGCGTCATTCGGTTC includes:
- a CDS encoding M42 family metallopeptidase gives rise to the protein MLSDSSIVFLKRLLDTPGPSGFEGAPARVWRTEAATFTTAIRADVIGNSYATVEGSGGANAPTILLAGHIDEIGVIITHIDDNGYVYFEPIGGWDPQVLVAQRMRFLGRNGEVFGVIGKKAIHLMKPEEREKASKITDLWVDIGVKNKAEALELLQVGDAGVIDSRAMDMPNHRIVSRSIDDRIGAFVVLEALRRYAENPGHARVVAAATAQEEIGYTGGGARVAAHSQEATMAIAVDVTFATDHPGVKKEEIGEHNIGGGPVLTRGSVVSPVVYRLLADTAQRLEMPFSIHAAGRFTSTDADAMQLARSGVATGLVSIPNRYMHSPNEMVSLEDLDRAATLIAETCRAVTSTTDFTDR
- a CDS encoding alpha/beta hydrolase, coding for MPFSPSTSLFYRVDGPSSAPPLLLLHGGPGAHHDYLYPQMLELAKDYRVYTYDQRGGGQSKTDDPTPITWETQVGDLGKLVHEFGLVPPTLVGYSWGALLAMLYAIRSTSDASLPAPARMVLISPAPITRSWRNEFEETLAARGRGEVIQGMRAELAASGLRERDPEAYRQRSFELSVAGYFHDPARATALTPFRVTGKVQQSIWNSLGDFDLREALCAVHCPVLVVHGNSDPIPLASAQAAAECLGAEFVVLDACGHVPYVEQPEALFAALRTFLAKTTPQTSR
- a CDS encoding HEAT repeat domain-containing protein — translated: MPSLGYRRSTPSSSSAESGAFRVVPDGRAARGAVRALALLVDRIVTLGMAGAGDALERAAVRDALRSLAARIREGAMLCRIVDGQFVLAGEPVDPGLTRDDPLLASLLQRGIALGIGGITVRQGAAPGELFTLASMLASSPRSREAPPFSSDTPTTMSSITGTGGGSGLAGAESASRELLRSWSVLVTPADVASEYRLETPAEGIAAINATLPEGMTSSVAATALTRLTAAHGDDAANHAVDQLVQVLDDAEYRGDAHVVEGIARACVAQVHAVGTGGTRLALERLLRRLQHRRTLELIGERLPHVPDRLILLELFARAGEIAVEILVNQLMRVQDAPARRAYFDSIVSLDLGATLLFELVRDPRWYVVRNAVALLGEMGVEYADTAMLPLVTHEDDRIRIAVARALIRLGSAKALAGLHGLIDDRNAEVRRIAAASYGLTSSASGSVRPPAARLAMALERETDEDVALEMLASLGRLGSADAVQRLLRIALPPQQPQDGSERPAPRESYLRVAAIESLLRARGQAVVPALESLRNDPDPDVAAAVAAALATSARRPEGWG
- a CDS encoding sulfite exporter TauE/SafE family protein, whose amino-acid sequence is MIFLLIGIGLGAGILSGVFGIGGGIVIVPALIYLAGMSPQHAAGTSLAALVLPVGAAIGAMTYYRNGHLHIREALFIAFGMAIGAYLGAFISNHIDAETLRKAFAVLLVFTAVKLWLG